In Raphanus sativus cultivar WK10039 unplaced genomic scaffold, ASM80110v3 Scaffold1102, whole genome shotgun sequence, the genomic window TAAATCACAATTAGTATGATAATAGTAGACTTAGTTGTACAGATTCAAAGGCTGTTTCACAATTCAAAAGCCCTTCAGTCATTTCTCCACAAGTGTGTATAGAATAATATATTGTTCAACAAATGTAGAAATGGAAAGGATGTGAAATTGTATTTGTTGGTGGAGTTGTTTATTGTTTCCcttctcaaaaaaaattatgtagccttttcaaaattaatcatatatatagttaataaaaattattgtatttttttggtaaaataaatttattgtatttttcctTATTAGAAACTGGTTGTTGGTTGCATAAAACTCTATTTGCGGACCATTTTAACTGTAGCCATAATCATTTTGTCTATCGCCATACGTTTTATACGAATATGTTTCAAATTTCTGTAGTAGACTGGACAAGTCTGTTTTGTATTAGGACAGAAATAAAGTTGGTCTCCGCCCTCCGGCATCTTAAAGAGCAACCCTATGTTAAAGGTTTGGTGAACTTTAAAATACTTACGAATGCATcgttacatatttaatttaaactaaattaacaACGACTTAAAATGAAAGTTATAAGCTTGACGATTAAATTAATCTAAACGCTAGTTTATACATGAGGTTACTTCTTATTTCCATAAGTTATATACATTTCATGTGGTTAATCTGCGAACATGTTCCAAGAAATTACTTAGACAGGTAGACTAGTACTAGTACCATAAGGTGACACAACGGTAGTAGCAAAACAACGAGAAGAAGAGTCCTAATAGTTGTATTACCATTTAGGCATTTAccaaacagagaagaagagaacTCACCAATCTCTTGATCCAAAAACATTGCCAATCAGCAAAAGAAATTGAtactttattataaaagttgTCTGCTTTACAACATAACAGCATGATCGCTTGAAACTTTGTTCAAGCGGCATTATAAAACACACAAGGATAGAGGACAAACCCATTTAACAATTTCAGGAAAGGGAGAAGATTTGTTGATTGTGTATATGTCTTATACATAACTTATTAACcaaaaagaaacagagcaagaaCCAAACAAAGAGTTGGTTTTTGAGATTTAACGGTAGATCCATCCAAAAAGAGCTTATAACTTGAGGGGCTAAATCAATCCTTCAAGACAATAGGCAAATCAAGAATATTAATTACTGAAGACATAACAACATTAAGAAGCCTTGTTGTTTGTTAGGTCAGATTCTTTAGACACGATATCATCCAAAGACGCTAAAGGAACTGCAACTTAGCATATAAAATCGACAATCATACTTTGGCATTCCATAACAGATTTGccagcaaaagaagagaaaatacCTACTATACAGAAGCACATTCTTTTGACTAAGAGAATCACCAAGAAATGAAGTTAGGCGAGTCCGTTCTTCAGTTAGACCTTTGAATGAAGAGGCCTTATCTTCGCAAGTAGTGTCTCTGCTTCAATAAAACCACCAAAAGGTCCCAAAGACTTGTACTTGATAAAACGTTACCAAGAAGTAGAAGCGTTACCTCTGTAAGGTTTGAGGTGCATCATTCTGCAACATTTCTTTTCCAACACTTAGCATGTGAGTTACTGCTCATAAAACGAACAATCCTTTATACATAAAGAATACAAGATGAGAAACTGATGTATTGTATTGAGTAACCCAATGAGTAgtcttcatctcttctctgaaGGTCTCTCACTGTTGGTATGTGTTCTACATGACCAGGTAGTGCCTGAATCAGGGTTTAAATTAACCTTGATACTAAATAAGCATATGGAGATCAACACAAGTAAAGCGagagaacaaagacaaaccTCTGAGCGGCGGGCTTGATGTCTTGAAACGCGACCACCTTCTCATCCTGCgaaactttaaaaaaatgtaagaaaacTCTTTCAATTAGCCATCAaagagtagaagaagaagaagaagaagaagaagaagaacttaCGGCGTGAAGGAGACGAGTGTTGGTGGTTGGATTGCGTATGATCTGACAGAATATACAAAACTGATTCGTTCCCGCCATTTCTCTTCCCTCTAAATTTCTTACGTATCGAGATTTCGAATTGCTTATCAAATCCGAAAACTGGATTTCGATTTCAAAGCTGAGAACTGAGGAAGTTTGTTCAGAcataactgaaaaaaaaatctgtgcgagtacttctgttttaacccttcaaatattttatatttttcatttaacaCCTTAACGTTTGCTAGTTACATTTATGTACAATCTATTTGAACAGTGAGATCTTaattgtgattttttaaaaagaattctGGTGTTCATTTGCGATGATTATTTATAGTATTATTAGGGACTTAAATACACAGTCACACATttcgatcaaaaaaaataatacacaGTCACACATAAAGTACATCATAACTTGAGAATCAAAATTCATAAGAAGTTATGGCATAGTGTTGGACTCTCGAAAAGTTGTTTCCGTTTAGTAAGTGTTCTATCAACAGATTGATCTGCTGATTGGAGAGCCAATATTACTACGAACTTGAAAGCAGGCTTCCGTGGCAGAATCCTGGTAAATCTTGCTATGATGCAAGCCGTTGAAGAGACTTGTGACTTAATTTGTACTAGTATGAGCCTTTTCCAACACTCTAGCTGGATCAATGGATCCTTTAGGCTCGTCTTGGATTGCATTCACTGAGTTAGACATAAGCTCACAAGAGTAGTAACCTGCATAAATACCAAGCTCTGCCCAACCTCCCACACCGTCTGCTGCACAAGTGCTTGCTCCTCTGATTAATATACacgaaattaaaaaaacatatatgtcaaatttaattgttttttaagtcaatatttcaaaatataaccCTAAAAATATCAACAATACTATAACATATATTACCATACTCTAAATCAAAGATTATCGTGACTCAATCTATATTCACTAatctatgttaaaaataattcaattctagtaaaactaaattttcatcttttagaaatgtttattaatacatgatttaattttttttctctttgaaaatatttttataaaatttatcaattacTTTTAAGATCTAATCCATAAGAAAACTTCATCTCGAAAACTTCTGAAAGACTTTGATTTAGacagaaaccctaatttttattaaaatttaggtGGGATGTGGGAAAAGACTTCTTTTAAGTCTTTTGTGAGTCTTCCAGACTCCAAAATCAAATaactatttcaaaaaaaaacattttattaaacttaaaataaacttagaaagtgtttaaatcaaattattagatatttactaaacaaatatatgtcaatttgaaaagaaaaatgaagatAAGATTTCAGAATTTAACCCTAAAGATACCAACAatactataatatatgttaccaaaccctaaaccagtGAATCATGAACCAATCTACATTCACTACTTatctatgttgaaaataattcaGTTTTAGATAAACTAAATTTCCATCattgaaaaatgtttattattgcattgttttaattttttatccatcaaaatattttttataaaaaaattaaattatttttaagatatactAAACCAGAAGACTTATAAAGAAGTCTTCGTAGATAAGACTTTTCTAATGAAGGGTTATAATGGTAAAACTGaatacatatttttgtttattcataAAAGGATTGTTTGTAATTTCACTAGGTTTTTAGATTACTTTTGTATTTGATTGAATTTGGGGTACACTTTTGTATTCAAAATTAAGTCATTTTTGGTAAATTCTccataaatatattgtatatttattgttaaagatatcacatttaaaaaattactttttgatAACAATTTGATTATAAGAAATTCTTTTTCGATAATAACGTGATTACAAAGGAAAagttatagataaaaatattaacaatagcaattataaaattaacttaattattaaatatataacgAGCGCATAGAAACttgtcaaataatattatagaaattggATAAAAGTCATTCTTAGCCGTTGGATCATTAGCTTAGACGATATCTCAGCCTTCTATATTCTTTCCTTTTTTATGTCTCTCTAAAACTATTTCTAGTCgtttactctattttctactaTAAAATAAAGTGATTCTATTATAAAGTTGGAGTTTGTTCTAATTTTAGTCTATATTTAGAGtataaaatagagtgatgaacaaaaaaacaatttactaCTCCATCTGTTTCACAATGTTACATATTCTAAACTTTTCacacattttaataaaacatattaaatttatataaacttttgtgattatttttttcCCATAATTTTAatccaataaaaatccaataaatgCAATTAGTTTTTTGAAAGTTTGCATTTagttaatgaaatatatattggaaatgtaaaaaatagatcagtttaaaacaatttttttctctagGATATGTAACTTTGTGAAATAGAAGGAGTATATATTTggaataaacatatttttcactctattatagaataagaaatagaatactattgaaatatttttactttaaactctattttagaatgATAAATAGAGCGGAACTGAAGATGATCTAATTAACCAAACCGATATGTGGAGTTcaccaagaaaaaaagaaaccgaCATGAAAACTGGGCATAGTATAGcccattaatttattttaagaaacaaTGCTAATCACtaggctgggcaaaaaatccggacccgaaaaaccgaaccgaatccgatccgaaaaagtagcaccgaatccgaaccaaaactgattaaatatccgaacgggttcaaaattttggtatttagaaaaccgaaaccgaacccgatccgaaccgaagtattttggatatccgaatgtatccgaaatagatttatgtacttaaatttataaattatttttagatataatgtatattaaaaacattcaaaatatataagatacctttaaattttctaaaatactcaaaaatatatgaaaatagtaaaaagtaaatgtttaaaatagctaaagtatactaaaaacaccaaaaatagttaaatatatattgattttctatccaaatatttaaagaaaaccaatatatatgttaaatttaggtatttggacatatttgttattaaaatttatatgtaatatattatctttcttatagattttgaaaatttaaagtatataatgaattttaaaattttaaaaataatttgaatgggttatctgaacccgaaccgaacccgaaccaacatttataaatacccgaatggggctaaaatctttgactccaaaaacccgaaacccgaatggactggaccgaaacccgaatgggtacccgaacgcccacccctactaATCACATAAGTCCATGCAATACCGAGCGAATAATCCGTTAATATTCCATTTTGaagccgtcaaaaaaaaaaaacattccatTTTGACTGAAGACGATAATTACTTGACGAGGaaattatgtgtgtttttaaatcgattttggGATGAGATTAAGAGTTTACTAgatctttaaaaattaaattagctCAACATTCAATAGTCATATACTACAATAGATTGAATCCATCTATATAATTATAGTAGTTTCTTTGTATCAACTTTCACCAACTCATTTCTTTTGCCGTTACtgtaaattacatatatttttttaattatacagagGTGTTTCTATAGAAGTAGATCCATACTATCCACGTGTTAGCATCCTATATTTTTGGCCCACGTATTGGTTTGCTAGTTTCTGGTGATaccgaaatgttaat contains:
- the LOC108852295 gene encoding uncharacterized protein LOC108852295, with translation MSEQTSSVLSFEIEIQFSDLISNSKSRYVRNLEGREMAGTNQFCIFCQIIRNPTTNTRLLHAFRRMRRWSRFKTSSPPLREHIPTVRDLQRRDEDYSLVTHMLSVGKEMLQNDAPQTLQRDTTCEDKASSFKGLTEERTRLTSFLGDSLSQKNVLLYSRIDLAPQVISSFWMDLPLNLKNQLFVWFLLCFFLVNKLCIRHIHNQQIFSLS